From Pseudonocardia autotrophica, one genomic window encodes:
- a CDS encoding metal-dependent hydrolase, which yields MTALPQDGDRIALHARDVRFDFSALRTDWIPDEPFASHLIDVLHLLLPEGERWFVEVFSQALPMVRDDALAEDVRGFIGQEAMHASSHQGALDHLGEAGIDVTRYVEQVEWIFGELLGERGLSGDEAREWLVERVGLVAAIEHLTAVLGEWILHSPELDAAGADPQMLDMLRWHGAEEVEHRSVAHDLYVHLDGRYLRRIRAMLVTAPALIRLWASGTAQLCARDPGLRGTPARRARVRDYLRASRRGLVPGPMLFTRAMLSYLNPRFHPANHGDTDAAVAYLAVSPAARAAEAEPSSGTAEPTIDTAAEPTIDTAAEPSRSTATAPTADTAAEPRSSTAAAPSSSTAAEHGGAA from the coding sequence ATGACCGCCCTTCCGCAGGACGGCGACCGGATCGCGCTGCACGCCCGTGACGTCCGCTTCGACTTCTCGGCCCTGCGCACCGACTGGATCCCGGACGAACCGTTCGCCTCGCACCTGATCGACGTGCTGCACCTGCTGCTGCCGGAGGGCGAGCGCTGGTTCGTCGAGGTCTTCTCGCAGGCGTTGCCGATGGTGCGCGACGACGCGCTGGCCGAGGATGTACGCGGGTTCATCGGGCAGGAGGCGATGCACGCGTCGTCGCACCAGGGTGCGCTGGATCATCTGGGCGAGGCCGGGATCGACGTGACCCGGTACGTCGAGCAGGTGGAGTGGATCTTCGGTGAGCTGCTCGGGGAGCGCGGGCTGTCCGGCGACGAGGCCCGGGAGTGGCTGGTCGAGCGGGTCGGGCTGGTGGCCGCGATCGAGCACCTGACGGCGGTGCTGGGCGAATGGATCCTGCACTCCCCGGAGCTCGACGCGGCCGGGGCGGACCCGCAGATGCTGGACATGCTGCGCTGGCACGGGGCGGAGGAGGTGGAGCACCGGTCGGTCGCGCACGACCTGTACGTGCATCTCGACGGGCGTTACCTGCGCCGGATCCGGGCGATGCTGGTGACGGCGCCGGCGCTGATCCGGTTGTGGGCGTCGGGGACGGCGCAGCTGTGTGCCCGCGATCCGGGGCTGCGCGGGACCCCGGCCCGGCGGGCCCGGGTCCGGGACTACCTGCGGGCGTCGCGGCGGGGGCTGGTGCCGGGGCCGATGCTGTTCACCCGGGCGATGCTGTCCTACCTGAACCCGCGTTTCCACCCGGCGAACCACGGCGACACCGACGCCGCGGTGGCCTACCTGGCGGTCTCCCCCGCCGCGCGGGCAGCCGAGGCGGAGCCGAGCAGCGGCACGGCGGAGCCGACCATCGACACAGCGGCGGAGCCGACCATCGACACAGCGGCGGAGCCGAGCCGCAGCACAGCCACCGCGCCGACCGCCGACACAGCGGCCGAGCCGAGGAGTAGCACCGCCGCCGCGCCGAGCAGCAGCACAGCCGCCGAGCACGGCGGCGCGGCATGA
- a CDS encoding PDR/VanB family oxidoreductase produces MSVAPPPHPNRSARALATVTAVAQKASLRSARRRRPAAPVDRELPVEVRSVTYPCPDVAEVELAGSGPLPGWRPGAHLDVVLPSGLLRQYSLCGDPADRSVYRIAVRAVPGGSGSAQVHRLTPGARLRVRGPRNAFPLAAAPSYLFLAGGIGITPIAPMVRAVHAAGLPWQLVHTGRDLASMPLSEGLAGLASDRVRRRPDGTAGVPSAEELLAGTDPGAAVYCCGPPPMIDAVRRALPADRRFHSERFSPPPIRDGRPFTVALAGGPELPVPADRTALDVIRDVRPDVAYSCRQGFCGTCHVRLVEGSTVGDPAGPGLTALCVGRAEGARVVVDLGR; encoded by the coding sequence ATGAGCGTCGCCCCACCCCCGCATCCGAACCGGAGTGCACGGGCGCTGGCGACGGTCACCGCCGTCGCGCAGAAGGCGTCGCTGCGCAGCGCGCGCCGCCGCCGGCCGGCCGCTCCGGTCGATCGGGAGCTGCCGGTCGAGGTCCGGTCGGTGACGTACCCGTGCCCGGATGTCGCCGAGGTGGAGCTGGCCGGTTCCGGCCCGCTGCCCGGGTGGCGGCCGGGTGCCCACCTGGACGTCGTGCTGCCATCGGGTCTGTTGCGCCAGTACTCGCTGTGCGGGGATCCGGCGGACCGGTCGGTGTACCGGATCGCGGTGCGTGCCGTGCCCGGTGGTTCGGGATCGGCGCAGGTGCACCGGCTCACCCCGGGTGCCCGTCTGCGGGTGCGCGGGCCGCGGAACGCGTTCCCGCTGGCGGCGGCGCCGTCCTACCTGTTCCTGGCCGGCGGGATCGGGATCACCCCGATCGCGCCGATGGTGCGTGCGGTGCACGCGGCGGGCCTGCCCTGGCAGCTGGTGCACACCGGGCGCGACCTGGCGTCGATGCCGCTGTCCGAGGGGCTCGCCGGGCTCGCATCCGATCGCGTCCGGCGCAGGCCGGACGGCACGGCCGGGGTCCCGTCCGCCGAGGAGCTGCTGGCCGGCACGGACCCGGGTGCCGCGGTGTACTGCTGCGGGCCGCCACCGATGATCGACGCGGTGCGCCGGGCGCTGCCCGCCGACCGGCGGTTCCACTCGGAGCGGTTCTCGCCGCCGCCGATCCGGGACGGCCGCCCCTTCACGGTGGCGCTCGCCGGTGGCCCGGAGCTGCCGGTGCCCGCCGACCGGACGGCACTCGACGTGATCCGGGACGTGCGGCCGGACGTCGCGTACTCCTGCCGGCAGGGGTTCTGCGGCACCTGCCACGTGCGGCTGGTCGAGGGATCGACGGTGGGCGATCCGGCGGGGCCCGGCCTGACCGCGCTGTGCGTCGGGCGGGCGGAGGGCGCGCGTGTCGTCGTCGATCTCGGTCGCTAG
- a CDS encoding TetR/AcrR family transcriptional regulator: MTSSPARSPRRMTPEARRAQLVSAALDLYGSRSPDEVAVEDVTRVADVSRALFYRYFSSMEELHVAALGNVAEELIARVALAGEGPLEEQLSAALDVFIDVVRRHAGAYVALLRSGSVVSTGETDALVDGVRDHIVDLLCVRGGVPDPEVLQLMTLRGWVALVEGSVLSWLEAGEVPDRTGLRDWLVEQLFAMLEVTARRS, from the coding sequence ATGACCTCCTCCCCTGCCCGTTCACCCCGGCGGATGACGCCGGAGGCCCGGCGCGCACAGCTCGTGTCGGCCGCACTCGACCTCTACGGGAGCCGCTCCCCGGACGAGGTGGCGGTCGAGGACGTGACCCGGGTCGCCGACGTGTCGCGGGCGCTGTTCTACCGCTACTTCTCCAGCATGGAGGAGCTGCACGTCGCGGCGCTGGGCAACGTCGCCGAGGAGCTGATCGCCCGGGTCGCACTGGCCGGTGAGGGCCCGTTGGAGGAGCAGCTGTCGGCGGCGCTGGACGTGTTCATCGACGTGGTGCGGCGGCACGCCGGAGCCTACGTCGCGCTGTTGCGCAGCGGATCGGTGGTGTCGACCGGTGAGACCGACGCGCTGGTCGACGGGGTGCGCGACCACATCGTCGATCTGCTGTGCGTACGCGGCGGGGTCCCGGATCCGGAGGTACTGCAGCTGATGACGCTGCGCGGCTGGGTCGCTCTGGTCGAGGGCTCGGTGCTGTCCTGGCTGGAGGCCGGGGAGGTCCCGGACCGGACCGGGCTGCGGGACTGGCTGGTGGAGCAGCTGTTCGCGATGCTCGAGGTGACCGCCCGCCGGTCCTGA
- a CDS encoding phosphodiester glycosidase family protein, which yields MTRRVRDGMVTVAVTAVLTVLLPASTPAGPVSAADPALAAAVHAVAPAPAITHREERIDTPGGPVTTDVVVADLRRSGVQATLLTGATVGERATVAVHADRAGAAAALNGDFFDFARSNVPAGPSVRDGRALTSPVPPGRRLAPAVPGSDPGDVLAVDDGGTPRIDRLVLDASATAADGTTLPIRTLNAYAVPVGGIGLLTPDWNGDRNATLCGSDTDRDAPCAPDRIEVAVRDGAVAEVRPPGTGPVADGEQILVGRDEGAAALRGLAPGDPVEIEHRMTAASGVPPRTAVGGSPVLRDGAPVPGLDAAVREPRSAAGITAEGRLILLTADGRESTSVGITLAETAEQLRRAGAVHGVNLDGGGSSTMVFRGQVVNAPSEDAHRAVPNAFGILAP from the coding sequence ATGACGAGGCGGGTGCGCGACGGGATGGTGACCGTTGCCGTCACCGCTGTGCTCACCGTGCTGCTGCCGGCGTCCACCCCGGCCGGTCCCGTCTCCGCGGCGGATCCCGCGCTCGCGGCCGCGGTCCACGCCGTCGCGCCCGCTCCGGCGATCACCCACCGAGAGGAACGGATCGACACCCCGGGCGGACCGGTCACCACCGATGTCGTCGTCGCCGACCTGCGCCGGTCCGGTGTGCAGGCCACCCTGCTCACCGGCGCGACGGTCGGCGAACGGGCCACCGTTGCGGTACACGCCGACCGGGCGGGCGCCGCCGCGGCACTCAACGGCGACTTCTTCGACTTCGCCCGCAGCAACGTCCCGGCGGGCCCGTCGGTGCGCGACGGACGGGCGCTCACCTCACCCGTGCCGCCCGGTCGTCGGCTCGCCCCCGCGGTCCCGGGCAGCGACCCCGGTGACGTGCTCGCCGTCGACGACGGCGGCACCCCCCGCATCGACCGGCTCGTCCTCGACGCCTCGGCCACCGCCGCCGACGGGACCACCCTGCCGATCCGCACCCTCAACGCCTACGCCGTCCCGGTCGGCGGCATCGGCCTGCTCACCCCGGACTGGAACGGCGACCGCAACGCCACACTCTGCGGCAGCGACACCGACCGGGACGCCCCGTGCGCGCCGGACCGGATCGAGGTCGCGGTCCGCGACGGCGCCGTCGCCGAGGTCCGCCCGCCCGGTACCGGTCCGGTCGCCGACGGCGAGCAGATCCTGGTCGGGCGCGACGAGGGCGCCGCCGCACTGCGCGGGCTGGCCCCCGGTGATCCGGTCGAGATCGAGCACCGGATGACCGCCGCGTCCGGTGTGCCGCCGCGGACAGCGGTCGGCGGCAGCCCGGTGCTGCGGGACGGCGCACCCGTCCCCGGTCTCGACGCCGCCGTCCGCGAGCCGCGCAGCGCCGCCGGGATCACCGCCGAGGGACGCCTGATCCTGCTGACCGCCGACGGCCGCGAGTCCACCAGCGTCGGCATCACCCTGGCCGAGACCGCCGAACAGCTGCGTCGCGCCGGCGCCGTGCACGGCGTCAACCTCGACGGCGGCGGCTCGTCGACGATGGTGTTCCGCGGGCAGGTCGTGAACGCCCCGTCCGAGGACGCGCACCGGGCGGTCCCCAACGCGTTCGGGATCCTCGCCCCCTGA
- the erm gene encoding 23S ribosomal RNA methyltransferase Erm, protein MARPLGRHEHGQNFLIDPSVPASLSVVVAGYPARPILELGAGDGALTAALLDLDRPVTAVEIDPHRVQHLRRRFGARVTVRHGDLVRERLDRPVDVVSNVPYALTTPLLRRLLGAPQWAHALLLLQWEVARKRAAVGGTTALTARWWPWFGFRLVGRVPARAFRPVPSVDGGILEITRRACPLVDGPAGPYQRMVDQVFTGRGRGVVDVVARRYGRATARAWAAGARLDARTLPRDLGPEHWAELYALVRAR, encoded by the coding sequence TTGGCACGCCCACTCGGCCGTCACGAGCACGGCCAGAACTTCCTCATCGACCCGTCCGTCCCCGCCTCGCTGAGCGTCGTCGTCGCCGGGTACCCGGCGCGCCCGATCCTCGAGCTCGGCGCCGGTGACGGCGCCCTCACCGCCGCGCTGCTCGACCTGGACCGGCCGGTCACCGCCGTCGAGATCGACCCGCACCGGGTGCAACACCTGCGCCGCCGCTTCGGTGCGCGGGTCACCGTCCGGCACGGCGATCTCGTCCGCGAGCGGCTCGACCGGCCGGTCGACGTCGTCTCCAACGTCCCGTACGCCCTGACCACCCCGCTGCTGCGCCGACTGCTGGGCGCCCCGCAGTGGGCGCACGCACTGCTCCTGCTGCAGTGGGAGGTGGCGCGCAAACGGGCCGCGGTCGGCGGGACGACGGCGCTGACCGCCCGCTGGTGGCCGTGGTTCGGCTTCCGGCTGGTCGGCCGGGTCCCGGCCCGCGCGTTCCGGCCCGTCCCCTCGGTGGACGGCGGGATCCTGGAGATCACGCGGCGGGCGTGTCCGCTGGTCGACGGCCCGGCCGGGCCCTACCAGCGGATGGTCGATCAGGTGTTCACCGGCCGGGGCCGCGGTGTGGTCGACGTCGTCGCGCGGCGGTACGGCCGGGCGACCGCACGGGCCTGGGCGGCCGGCGCCCGGCTCGACGCGCGCACGCTGCCCCGGGACCTGGGCCCGGAACACTGGGCGGAGCTGTACGCGCTGGTGCGGGCCCGCTGA
- a CDS encoding DUF5313 family protein encodes MHRPNPFRWLAYAFGARLPERHRRWVLHDVTCRTWWLRHLARTAVQLAPLLALLYLVVPGPPWVRLGAILAGAFIGFFYSMVYVVEAAETRVMKAGYPVGAAASTREARRSEQHVEARRRYDEIHRDERDRGDRSGRDDRGNHTD; translated from the coding sequence ATGCACCGCCCGAACCCCTTCCGCTGGCTGGCCTACGCCTTCGGTGCCCGGCTGCCCGAGCGCCACCGGCGCTGGGTACTGCACGACGTCACCTGCCGGACCTGGTGGCTCCGGCACCTGGCCCGCACGGCCGTCCAGCTGGCCCCGCTGCTGGCGCTGCTCTACCTGGTCGTGCCGGGTCCGCCGTGGGTGCGGCTCGGCGCGATCCTGGCGGGCGCGTTCATCGGGTTCTTCTACTCGATGGTCTACGTGGTCGAGGCCGCCGAGACGCGGGTGATGAAGGCCGGTTACCCGGTCGGCGCGGCGGCCTCCACCCGGGAGGCCCGGCGATCCGAGCAGCACGTCGAGGCCCGCCGCCGGTACGACGAGATCCACCGCGACGAGCGCGACCGGGGCGACCGGAGCGGCCGGGACGACCGGGGCAACCACACGGACTGA
- a CDS encoding MerR family transcriptional regulator: MTVLGDGPCSAGEAARRTGLTVDTLRYYERVGLVPPPARDRAGHRIYTDEDLVWIGMVGCLRSAGLGISDLREFRTRLDDRAGADDLTSFLTAHRAELLARRARLDAALAVLDEKIAHYGPG; this comes from the coding sequence ATGACGGTGCTCGGAGACGGACCGTGCTCGGCGGGCGAGGCCGCCCGGCGGACCGGGCTCACCGTCGACACCCTGCGCTACTACGAGCGGGTCGGGCTGGTCCCGCCGCCCGCCCGGGACCGTGCCGGGCACCGGATCTACACCGACGAGGACCTCGTCTGGATCGGCATGGTCGGCTGCCTGCGATCGGCCGGTCTGGGCATCTCCGACCTGCGGGAGTTCCGGACCCGGCTCGACGACCGGGCGGGTGCGGACGATCTGACGTCGTTCCTGACCGCGCACCGGGCCGAGCTGCTCGCGCGCCGGGCCCGGCTGGACGCGGCGCTCGCCGTGCTGGACGAGAAGATCGCGCACTACGGGCCGGGCTGA